CTCGCACGGCAAAATAAACCTCGCAGAATCATAGGacacatatttatttttccaacCATACATTTGTATCGTCTATTCGTACCCTTTTTTCCGTTtgttttccctgctagcagaggcctcttttctctgtatttcgctgggctggagttcgcgaggaaaagatacctctgccatgggtcgaaactgtttctgttgcgcatgcgtgagcgttaataagcgaccgacgtgccaaaacccgtaccatcgcgcgaaagctgtcaatatgctaatatgctttgcatgggtttagtcgaaaatcatgaatcaaactccggttagttctcctcttcgaaaaaagaaaacaactgttcaatttcaatcacctaaaacgtcactaaaaagattgaacaacaaacgcagcaaagacgagttttgtcttgtttgtgggattaatttcaagacatctgggcaggcgagtttcttcaatgtaaatatcgcacagttggattcgaagaaaatgttacaaaactttttggtaaacttagatcagctattcccagaagaatatgcaaaacctgtaaacggaagattgactcgttagtcaaaagagagaaaattctgaatgaagataaggcattgaacggcttcttttataattcgtcgcgtgatatttctacggaggacgccgtttcgaatgcgggcttattatcccgcagcggatatacgtttcatgcatgctctagtcattgtgggctcaaatagtggccagtaattaatgaacggagcatgcgctctggatctcgtccacgatcgtggacggcggtttgatcaaacgaacttgcgacccatggcagaggtatattttcctcgcgaaccccagcccagcgaaatacagagaaaagaggcctctgctagcagggaaccgTTTGTTATGGTATACCTGTTGAATTTGCTACTTACCAGGCCGTGCGCAGCATGGCTTAGCTTGTAGTAAATTGAACACGAATAAAACATGGTGTAAGAAGCGGGATTTTGCACACCAAAAAGGCCTCTCAGCAAGCCAAGAGGGCAAGAATACTGAGATAAGTGTTCAATTCATATGCAACGGGCATTTATTTGCATCTGTATAGTGATTTTGGCAATCATTTCGGCAAATTTGCCGACCACATATAGCCGCCATCTGGGATTTTACAGATCTTCTCAACATGGCAAAGTCGCTTCCAACGCCTCAACCCCTCGAAATGCAGGGAGATATGGCCACTAACTGGGAAATATTCCAAGACAGCTGGGAAAACTATATTACCGCGACGGAATTAAACAAGAAACCGGATGCAATTGTGGTAGCAACTCTCTTGACAGTCATGGGCAAAGATTGCTACAGAATTTACAAGAATTTGCCCCTCACCGATGATGAACGAAAGTCTCTCACATCTATGGAGAAATTAGGTGATGAATTCCAGTCCAAGAGGAACATTATATATGAGAGGTACTTGTACTTTTGCACCGTCCAAGAGCCTAGTGAAAGCTTTGACCGTTTCTTGAACAGACTCAGAGATCGCATTGCCACATGCAAGTACAGTACTCTTGAGAATGAAATCTTAAGAGACCGGATTGTATTTGGGGTTAACAACAGTGACACCCGAGAACGCCttctaagagaaaaaagaactaGACCTGGACAAAGCAATAAAAATTTGTCGCACAAGTGAAATGGCAGTTAGACAGCTTCACAAAATGGAGCCAACTGAGACCGTCCACTATACTAAGCAAAACAAGTCCAAATCAAAGCCGAGGCAGATCACAGAATGCAAGTACTGTGGTGACAGCCATGCCGCTGGAAAATGCAAAGCATTTGGGCAGGTCTGCAGTAAATGCAGCAAGAAGAATCACTTCGCTAGAGTTTGCATGTCCACTCGTCAAGATCATAAGGCGAGCCAGCCTCAACAGAAGCCAGGCAAGCAGGCTAGAAGAGGTAAACAAAACGTACACCAACTAGAAGAGAGCTCATGcagtgacgatgatgatgaattcTCCAGCAATGACAGCCTGTATACCATTCAGTCAAACCAGAAGAAAAGGCAGTATTTTGCACAAGTGTTAGCTGTGACAGGAGATAAGACGGCCAGGCAGTCAATCAAATTTCAGCTTGATACCGGAGCAACATGCAGCACACTATCCCTTAACGACTACAATAAGCTGACCAAGAAGCAACCCGAGCAGTACCAAACTGAGCTGCGAGCCTACAATCAGTCAACCATCAAACCTATGGGGCAAGTCAAGCTTCACTGCACAGCAAATGGGATCACAAGAAAGGTTCACTTCCAGATAATCAAAGAGGCACCAACGTCATTACTCTCAGGCAGAGTCTGCGAAGCACTTAAATAGGAGTAATTGCTAAAGTAACTACCCCAACGCCATGGATAAGCAGCATGGTGGTAGTCCGACAGCCAAACAAGCTACGAGTATGCCTAGACCCATCGGAGTTGAACAAGGCCATAATTAGAAACCATTATCCAACTATTGACGAAGTGTCACCCAAACTGAACAATGCCAAGGTATTCTCAGTAGTCGATGCATAAGGTGGATTTCTGCAAGTTATCTTGGACGAGCCATCAAGCTACCTCACAACATTCTGGACACCTTATGGCCGTTACAGATGGTTTCGAATGCCATTCGGGATCAAGTCCGCCCCAGAAGAGTTCCAGCGCAGAATCAATGAATGTATTGAAGGCCTTCCAAACATCGCAGCAGTCCatgatgacatcatcatctATGGAACCGGTGAAACAGAAGAAGAAGCAATGGCATGTCATGATGCAGCTCTCAAAGACCTACTGGATAGATGCAGAGAACACAACCTGAAGCTCAACCCAAAGAAGCTCAAATTCAAGTTGGACAGGGTGACCTACTTAGGACATGTCCTTAGCGCAGACGGAATAACTGCTGATCCAGAAAAAGTGAAAGCTATCTGTGAGATGCCGCAGCCTGTTGATATTGCAGGCGTCCAGCGCCTCATTGGTGTTGTCACTTACTTGTCCAAATTCCTTCCTCAGCTAAGCGCGGTTGCAGAACCTCTCCGACGTCTGACTGACAAGGACGCAGTGTTTGACTGGATCACAGCATCAGGAAGCCTTTGAGAAGATCAAGATGATGATCACCAAAGCACCGGTATTACACTATTATGATGTCAACAAAGAGGTAACCATTGAAAGTGACAGCTCCAACGTAGGCTTGGGGGCAGTCATTTTACAAGAGGGACACCCTATTGCCTATGCCTCTAGAGCTCTCACTCAGACTGAGCGCAACTATGCTCAAAAAGAGAAAGAGTGCTTAGCAATCATGTATGCAACTGAACGTTTTGAACACTACATTTTAGGCAAAGAGAATGTCAGAGTCCTTACAGACCACAAGCCCCTCGTCACGATCTTCAAGAAGCCCATCCTTACCTGCCCCAAGCGTCTGCAGCGAATGCGACTACGTCTACAGAAATTCTCGCTTGCTGTAGAGTATAAGCCTGGGCCCACGATGTATCTCAGTAATACCCTATCCCGCGCATCACTACCGCCCGACCATGCACGTCCAGACACACCAGCCTATCAGATATTCCAGATAAGTGAAGAAGAGAAGATACAAGAAGAAATAGAAGATATCGACATGCAGGAGTCCCTGTTTGTGACTGACGAACGACTTGACAACATCAGACGATAGACAGCTAAAGACCCCTCACTCCAAACCTTGATGACAGTCACCAAGCAAGGTTGGCCAGACAACAAAACTGAAGTTCCCGCTTGTATTCGTGAATACTGGCCATACAGAGATGAGCTATCAACTCAGAACGGACTTGCCTTCAGGGGAACCAGGATCGTCATTCCTACAACAATGAGAACCGAGATGACAACACGAGCACATGCGTCACACCTAGCTATCCAGTACACTACAAATACAGCTAGAGACATCATGTATTGGCCAGGCATGTCAGCTGACCTTACAGAAGCAGTACAGCGATGCTCCACCTGTTAAGAAATGCAACCAGCACAGCAGAAAGAGCCAATGATGACACATCCCATACCTCAGCTTCCATGGCAAGCAGTTGCCAGTGATTGCCTGGAAGTGCAAGGCGAACACTACTTGGTCCTAGTAGATCTGTACTCTGACTACATAGAACTAGTTAAGCTTCCAGACATGTCATCTAAAACTCTTATCCAGCAGATGAAACCGATATTTGCAACCCACGGGACACCAGCAATTCTTATATCAGACAATGGAACCTACTACAGTTCACAGGAATTCCGAGAGTTCAACAAGGCATGGGAAATATATCACGTAACTGTAAGTCCTCATCACCACAAGTCTAACGGGAAGGTGGAGTCGGCAGTGAAGATTATGAAGAGAATCATCATCAAGGCCAAGAAAGACCGCTCAGACCTGTGGAAGTAACTATTGGAATGGAGAAACTCACCAACTCCAGGAACATCCAGCTCACCGGCACAACGACTTATGTCCCGCCGAACCAGGTCTATGTTGCCTTGCAGCCAGGCACTGTACAAGCCCGAAGTACAGGCAGCGGTGACAGAACAGATCATCCAAAAGCGCAAGCAGGCCAAACACTATCATGATCGCACAGCGAAGTCACTGCCTAGTCTTGTTGTTGGTCAACCAGTAAGAGTGATAGTACATCCACAACAGGCTCATAGCAATTGGAAGGCAGGGACAgtggtttccatggcaacaacCCCACGCAGTTACGTTGTACAAGTCAATGGCAGGACGTATCGCAGAAAACGGGTACATTTGCGAGACGCTCAACCTGACCTATCAGCTGCACAAGACCATTCTGCTCCAGAGCCAAGCCATGATGCACCAAAGTCTTCAGGAATGTCTACCTGCAGTCCAGAACCAGAACCAAGTGGTCCAGGTCTATTAGTCGCCACGACAACAGTACTTACAGAACCAGTAGTCACACGATCAGGACGAGTTGTGAAGCCTCCACAAAGGCTGATCAATGTTCAGTCATAGTTTACTACGTAGTGACTTTTAAATGCCAGTCATAAACTTTGTTATTTGAAACTGACTTATAGTTATAGTTGCTGTTTAGTCTACAATTGTGTTTAATGTTTGTTGTCCCTAGAAAGGGAGATGTTATGGTATACCTGTTGAATTTGCTAGTTACCAGGCCGTGCGCAGCATGGCTTAGCTTGTAGTAAATTGAACACGAATAAAACACCGTTTTAGCGGCGAGAATCTTTCTTttgaatttgaaaatattCGTGATAGCGACGCTCGATGGGCCGTTCGTGGAGAAAAAGACAATACACGCCATGCCAAATTCTACCAGCCGGGGTAGGGTGCTTCGCATCAGTTTGACCTTGCCTTGCATCTCCGAGTCTTTACCGACGTCCCTCAAAACCTAATTACTACCCCCaacttataaaaaataccGAAATAAAATCTGTCTATCTatcatttatcttttttttatttattcatttgtttgtttatttttctttccttgtttgcAATCAATTATATCTATAAATGCAAAGGACATCCTCGGTACCGTATATCTTACAATAAGAtaacatgtattttttttaatctcttttttggggggattggaatgatttttttagcaaatCTAACGGCTTTTTCGTCCGTCGCGCCGCTTGACAAGGTAAGGTCAAACTGATGCGATCTATGCAAGTGGGTACTCTGAGCAATTGCATGATGTCATTAACAGTGTCTTAAATGACATCAAAACCATACAAATTATGCAGCCAATGTAGAATACTTAACCCTGTATATCCAGTGTCCTTTGATAATTGAGCCCATACAGTAGGTAGATCCTCTTCTTCAATGCTTTTCATTGTTTCAACCTCATTTGTTATATTACGGACTTCCCATGGAAGACGTGCATGATACCGGTTATTTCCACAGTAGTAGGTACTACCACCCTCAGGGTTAAACAATGCAGAACAGTTAGTTCATAATGATTAAATATGAGATTTATCTGGGAAAGCACACATCATTGCAAAAAGCCATGGCATGGAAAGTACTTAGAAACTCAAgagtgtttttattattatgaaCCAATCTTACCACATTCA
The DNA window shown above is from Nematostella vectensis chromosome 15, jaNemVect1.1, whole genome shotgun sequence and carries:
- the LOC125560763 gene encoding uncharacterized protein LOC125560763 gives rise to the protein MAVRQLHKMEPTETVHYTKQNKSKSKPRQITECKYCGDSHAAGKCKAFGQVCSKCSKKNHFARVCMSTRQDHKASQPQQKPGKQARRGKQNVHQLEESSCSDDDDEFSSNDSLYTIQSNQKKRQYFAQVLAVTGDKTARQSIKFQLDTGATCSTLSLNDYNKLTKKQPEQYQTELRAYNQSTIKPMGQVKLHCTANGITRKVHFQIIKEAPTSLLSGRVCEALK
- the LOC116604805 gene encoding uncharacterized protein K02A2.6, giving the protein MQPAQQKEPMMTHPIPQLPWQAVASDCLEVQGEHYLVLVDLYSDYIELVKLPDMSSKTLIQQMKPIFATHGTPAILISDNGTYYSSQEFREFNKAWEIYHVTVSPHHHKSNGKVESAVKIMKRIIIKAKKDRSDLWNQALYKPEVQAAVTEQIIQKRKQAKHYHDRTAKSLPSLVVGQPVRVIVHPQQAHSNWKAGTVVSMATTPRSYVVQVNGRTYRRKRVHLRDAQPDLSAAQDHSAPEPSHDAPKSSGMSTCSPEPEPSGPGLLVATTTVLTEPVVTRSGRVVKPPQRLINVQS